Below is a window of bacterium DNA.
CGTCCTTACCGAATTCCAACGTTACCAGCGGGCCGCTTATGTTGACGGCGCGAACGCCGGCTTTGGCTCCCCACAGGCTTATCTTTCGCACCGTTAATAAATGGTCCACCGCGACCGGCCGCGGCCCGAAGCGGTCGCGGAGCTCCTCCGCCAACGCCGCCACCGCGGCGTCGTCGCCGGCCTCGCTCAACCGCCGGTAGATGCCGAGCCGCTGCCGCTCGTCCGGAATATACGACGCCGGTATGAACGCGTCAAAGTCCAAGCGCACGTTCACTTCCGCCGGCCGGAGCACTTCCTCACCCTTCAACCTGGCGACTTCGGCGGCCAATATCCTGGTATAGAGCTCGAGCCCTACGGCCGCCAAAGCGCCGCTCTGCTCCGGCCCCAGCAAGTTGCCGGCGCCGCGGATCTCGAGGTCGCGCATCGCGAGGCGGAAGCCGGAGCCGAGCTCGGTGGCGTCCTTGAGCGCGGCCAGCCGCTGGCGCGCGGCATCGGTGAGGACGTGGCTCGGCGGCGTGAGCAAGTAGGCGTACGCCCGGGCGTGGGAGCGGCCCACCCGCCCCCGCAGCTGATGGAGCTGACTCAGGCCGAAGCTGTCGGCGCGGTTGATTATTATGGTGTTCACGTTGGGGAAATCCAGGCCGGCCTCGATGATGGCGGACGAGACGAGCACGTCGAACTCGCCGTCGGCGAAGTCGTGCATGATGCGCTCGAGGTCGCGCTCCCTCAGCCGGCCGTGGGCCACGCCAAACCGCGCCTCGGGCACCAGCCCCCGTAAGTAGTCCGCCACGCCGTCGATGGTTTGCACGCGGTTGTGGACGAAGAACACCTGCCCTCCCCGGCCCAGCTCGCGCCCCACGGCGTCGGCGATGAGGTCCTCGTCGAAGGGCGAGACGACGGTGTGGATGGGCAAACGCTCCAGCGGCGCGGTCCCGATGAGCGAGAGGTCGCGCAGGCCGGCGAGCGCCATGTGGAGCGTGCGCGGTATGGGCGTGGCCGTGAGCGTCAGGACGTCGACCAACCTGCGCATCTCCTTGATGCGTTCTTTGTGGGCGACGCCGAAGTGCTGCTCCTCGTCCACGACCAGCAGGCCCAGGTCCGCGAAGGATACGTCGCGCGAGAGGAGGCGATGGGTCCCGATGACGACGTCGACCTTGCCGGCGGCGAGTTCCGCCAGAATCTCCTTCTGCTCCTTGGGCCTTTTGAAACGGCTCAACATCTCGACGCGTACGGCGAAGGGGGCCAAGCGCTCGCGGAAAGTCGCGTAGTGTTGGTCGGCCAGCACCGTCGTCGGGACCAGAACCGCGACCTGTTTGCCGTCGGCCACGGCCCGGAGGGCGGCGCGCACCGCGACCTCCGTCTTACCGAAGCCGACGTCGCCGCACACCAACCGGTCCATAGGCTTTTCGCCGGCCATATCCTGGGCCACTTCCTCTACGGCGCGGAGCTGGTCCGGCGTCTCGGCGTAGCGGAAGGTCTCGGCGAGCTCCAGCTCCCACGAGGGCTCGCCCGCGAAGGCATGGCCGGGGCGCGCGGCCCGGGCGGCGTAGATGTCTATCAACCTGCGCGCGAGCTTCTCGGCCGACTTCTTGGCGCGGGAGCGGGCGCGCCGCCAGGAGGCGCCGCCCAGCCGGTCGAGGGCCCTGGTGCGCGGGTCGCCGCCCACGTACTTGTACACGACGCGCAGGTTGTAGACCGGGACGTACAGGCGGTCGCCGCCCTCGTAGGTGAGCGTGATGAACTCCTCCCGGTGGTCGCCCACGGGAAGGGTGGCGAGCCCTTCGAACCGCCCCACGCCGTGGTCGGCGTGTACGACGAGGTCGCCGGGCTCGAGGTCGAACGCGGAGGTTATCTTTACGGCGTCCTCGCCCGGCTGGAAGCGAGGGAGACGCCGCCGGCGCGCCGCGGGCCTGCGTCCCAACACTTGCCGGGCCGGGAAGACGGCCAGGCCGACGTCCTCCCACACGAAGCCCCGCCGCGACGGCTTGACGTCGTACTGCAGCGGCAGCCCGTCGGCGCGGCCCGCGACGATATCCCGGAACCGTTCGCCCTGCTCGGCGCGGTCGACGTGCACCACCGCCCGGCCCCGGCGCCCGAACGCTCGTACCTCGTCCACGAATAAATCCAGCCGGCCGGCGAGGTGGTCGACTTCCCGGGCGCGAAAATCGGCGCCGTCGCTCGCCGCGCCCGGCTGAACCGTTACGACGTTGCCGCCCGCCCGGGCGAACGCCCCCAGGAATTCGTCGAAATCGACGAATATCTCGTCGGGGCGCGGAAAAGGAAAGGAGGGCTTGGCGGCCTCGCCGGCCTCCGCCGCGGCCGCGGCGACGGCGTCCACGTCGTATAGGACCAACAGCGGCGTCCGCGCGAAGTATTCGGCGACGGTGGCCGTCTCCTCGAATAGAAAGGGGAGCAGGTTCTCGACGCCGTCGACGTACCGGCGCACGTCCAGCGCCTCGTACGCTTCCTCCGCGGCGTCGTCGCCGAAGCGCGCACGGATAATCCGCACCGCGCGGTTCACCCGGTCGGGGGAAAGCACCACTTCCCGCGTGGGGTAGACGGCGAGCTCGTCCAGCTCGCCCGCCCGCCGCTGCGTCCACACGTCGAAGCCGCGCGCCGACTCGACGACGTCGCCGAAGAGCTCGAGGCGCGTAGGCCCCTCGGCGCCCGCGGGGAAAATATCCAGTATCGCGCCGCGGCGCGCGTATTGCGCCGGGCCTTCCACCATACCGACGCGCTCGTAGCCGAGCCACGGTAAATATTGCTCGAGCTCGGCCAAATCCAGGGCGTCGCCGGCGCGGTACCGCCGGACGGCGCTTCGGAGCACGTCGGGCGGCGCGAGCCGACGCCGGAAGGCCGCGGCCGACGCCACGCACCACGGCCGGCCCTCCGCCAACGACAGCAGCGCCTTGACGCGCGACGCCGACGTCTCGAGACTCGGCGACACCGCCTTGAGCGGAACGACGTTGTACGGCTCGAGCAGCGCGGCCTCCTCGCCGGCATAGGCCTCGCCGTCCGCGGCGAACTCCTCCGCCTGCTCGGCGGTCGCCGTCAACGTCAATACGGGGACGTCGAGCTCGCGACGCAGCGCGGCGACGAACAGCGGCGCGGCGCCGCCGGCGAGGCCGCCCACCGGGACGGTCCGGCCGCGCCCGGCGCGCAACTCGCCC
It encodes the following:
- the mfd gene encoding transcription-repair coupling factor; the protein is MDYCEKVARHAAFREVAGELRAGRGRTVPVGGLAGGAAPLFVAALRRELDVPVLTLTATAEQAEEFAADGEAYAGEEAALLEPYNVVPLKAVSPSLETSASRVKALLSLAEGRPWCVASAAAFRRRLAPPDVLRSAVRRYRAGDALDLAELEQYLPWLGYERVGMVEGPAQYARRGAILDIFPAGAEGPTRLELFGDVVESARGFDVWTQRRAGELDELAVYPTREVVLSPDRVNRAVRIIRARFGDDAAEEAYEALDVRRYVDGVENLLPFLFEETATVAEYFARTPLLVLYDVDAVAAAAAEAGEAAKPSFPFPRPDEIFVDFDEFLGAFARAGGNVVTVQPGAASDGADFRAREVDHLAGRLDLFVDEVRAFGRRGRAVVHVDRAEQGERFRDIVAGRADGLPLQYDVKPSRRGFVWEDVGLAVFPARQVLGRRPAARRRRLPRFQPGEDAVKITSAFDLEPGDLVVHADHGVGRFEGLATLPVGDHREEFITLTYEGGDRLYVPVYNLRVVYKYVGGDPRTRALDRLGGASWRRARSRAKKSAEKLARRLIDIYAARAARPGHAFAGEPSWELELAETFRYAETPDQLRAVEEVAQDMAGEKPMDRLVCGDVGFGKTEVAVRAALRAVADGKQVAVLVPTTVLADQHYATFRERLAPFAVRVEMLSRFKRPKEQKEILAELAAGKVDVVIGTHRLLSRDVSFADLGLLVVDEEQHFGVAHKERIKEMRRLVDVLTLTATPIPRTLHMALAGLRDLSLIGTAPLERLPIHTVVSPFDEDLIADAVGRELGRGGQVFFVHNRVQTIDGVADYLRGLVPEARFGVAHGRLRERDLERIMHDFADGEFDVLVSSAIIEAGLDFPNVNTIIINRADSFGLSQLHQLRGRVGRSHARAYAYLLTPPSHVLTDAARQRLAALKDATELGSGFRLAMRDLEIRGAGNLLGPEQSGALAAVGLELYTRILAAEVARLKGEEVLRPAEVNVRLDFDAFIPASYIPDERQRLGIYRRLSEAGDDAAVAALAEELRDRFGPRPVAVDHLLTVRKISLWGAKAGVRAVNISGPLVTLEFGKDEFERASTADVPAEVTGVDAKAGRGGKTFVTFTVGEGAAVEDVTLAMLARFAEGADEVQLSQEKDAVRDG